The window GTGGCCGAACCAACTGAATCTCAACATCCTGCACCAGCATTCGTGCAAGTCCAACCCCATGGGGAAGGAATACGACTACGCCAAGGAGTTCAAAACGCTTGATCTTGAGGCCCTGAAAAAGGACCTGATGGCGCTCATGACCTCCTCGCAGGACTGGTGGCCGGCAGACTACGGGCATTACGGCCCGTTGTTCATCCGCATGGCGTGGCACAGTGCGGGCACATACCGCGTAGGTGACGGACGCGGGGGAGCGGGTACCGGCAGCCAGCGTCTGGCACCGCTCAACAGCTGGCCGGATAACGTCAATCTCGACAAGGCCCGCAGACTGCTCTGGCCCATCAAACAGAAATACGGGAAGAAAATATCCTGGGCAGACCTGCTGGTGTTTGCTGGCACCTGCGCCATTGAATCCATGGGCCTCAAGCCCTTCGGCTTTGCAGGCGGGCGAGTGGATGTGTGGGAGCCGGAGCAGGATATCTACTGGGGCGCGGAAGATACGTGGCTGGGCGACAGCCGCTACAAGGGCGAACGGCAGTTGGATAACCCCCTTGCCGCCGTGCAGATGGGGCTGATCTATGTGAACCCCGAGGGCCCCAACGGTAATCCCGACCCCGTGGCCTCCGGCCGTGATGTGCGCGAAACCTTCGCACGTATGGCCATGAACGATGAAGAGACCGTGGCGCTGGTTGCGGGAGGGCATACCTTCGGCAAATGTCACGGTGCCGGCAGTCCCTCGCATGTCGGGCCGGAGCCCGAAGGCGCTCCCCTTGAACAGCAGGGGCTCGGCTGGAAGAGCTCGTTCGGCAGCGGCAAGGGCATTCATACCATATCCAGCGGCATCGAGGGGGCGTGGAAGCCCCGTCCGACCCGGTGGGACATGGGGTACCTCAAGGTGCTGTTCAAATACGAATGGGAGCTGGTGAAGAGTCCGGCGGGCGCACACCAGTGGCTGGCAAAGGACGTGGAAGACGAGGATATGGTGGTGGATGCCCACGATCCCTCGAAGAAACACCGCCCCATGATGACCACGGCGGACCTCTCCCTGCGTTTCGATCCCGTCTACGAACCCATTGCGCGCCGCTATCTGCAAAATCCGGAGGAA is drawn from Desulfovibrio mangrovi and contains these coding sequences:
- the katG gene encoding catalase/peroxidase HPI, with product MAEHGGCPVTGRNRQVAGGGTTNRDWWPNQLNLNILHQHSCKSNPMGKEYDYAKEFKTLDLEALKKDLMALMTSSQDWWPADYGHYGPLFIRMAWHSAGTYRVGDGRGGAGTGSQRLAPLNSWPDNVNLDKARRLLWPIKQKYGKKISWADLLVFAGTCAIESMGLKPFGFAGGRVDVWEPEQDIYWGAEDTWLGDSRYKGERQLDNPLAAVQMGLIYVNPEGPNGNPDPVASGRDVRETFARMAMNDEETVALVAGGHTFGKCHGAGSPSHVGPEPEGAPLEQQGLGWKSSFGSGKGIHTISSGIEGAWKPRPTRWDMGYLKVLFKYEWELVKSPAGAHQWLAKDVEDEDMVVDAHDPSKKHRPMMTTADLSLRFDPVYEPIARRYLQNPEEFANAFARAWFKLTHRDMGPRSRYLGGMVPKEALLWQDPIPAIDHPLIDGKDATDLKARILASGLSVSRLVATAWASASTFRGSDMRGGANGARIRLAPQKDWQVNEPAQLKTALTVLEGIRKEFNSSRTDGKKVSMADLIVLGGCAAVEKAAKDAGYPVTVPFRPGRMDALQEQTDTASFAVLEPAADGFRNYQKAKYSVTAEELLVDKAQLLTLTAPEMTVLIGGMRVLGANVGQSRNGVFTRRPEVLSNDFFVNLLDMRMKWAPSAADAEVFEGRDRATGELRWTASRVDLVFGANSQLRAIAEVYGCGDSGEKFVTDFVAAWTKVMELDRFDLAG